A region from the Gemmatimonadota bacterium genome encodes:
- a CDS encoding phosphatidylserine decarboxylase — MRLAPEGIPFVVGGLLLGSVLAHAARSLQSWAAAAGPVLMTLAALAAAFGLFSLWFFRDPLPAPVGEADAVVAPAEGRVIEIVRMPEPTFIGGEAVRVSIFLSVFNVHVQRAPARGTVALKDYHPGLYLAAWEPKASEANERATLGFETERGRLLVRQIAGLVARRIVTDPVVGEGVERSARIGLIRFGSRVDLFLPADWPVLVEVGTRVRAGETVVARMPAPAA, encoded by the coding sequence ATGAGACTCGCACCCGAGGGCATCCCGTTCGTCGTGGGCGGCCTGCTCCTCGGGAGCGTCTTGGCGCACGCTGCCCGCTCGCTGCAGTCCTGGGCGGCCGCCGCCGGTCCGGTCCTCATGACGCTGGCCGCGCTGGCCGCGGCCTTCGGCCTGTTCTCGCTCTGGTTCTTCCGCGATCCCCTGCCCGCGCCGGTCGGCGAGGCCGACGCCGTGGTGGCGCCCGCCGAGGGCCGCGTGATCGAGATCGTGCGGATGCCGGAGCCGACCTTCATCGGCGGCGAGGCCGTGCGCGTCTCCATCTTCCTCTCCGTCTTCAACGTGCACGTGCAGCGGGCGCCGGCGCGTGGTACCGTGGCGCTCAAGGACTACCATCCGGGTCTGTACCTGGCTGCCTGGGAACCCAAGGCCAGCGAGGCCAACGAGCGGGCGACCCTCGGCTTCGAGACCGAGCGCGGCCGGCTGCTGGTCCGTCAGATCGCTGGACTGGTCGCGCGGCGCATCGTCACCGATCCCGTCGTGGGCGAGGGGGTAGAACGAAGCGCACGCATCGGGTTGATCCGCTTCGGGTCCCGGGTGGACCTGTTCCTGCCGGCCGACTGGCCTGTGCTGGTCGAGGTGGGGACGCGGGTCCGCGCCGGAGAAACCGTGGTCGCACGCATGCCTGCACCCGCTGCCTGA
- the pssA gene encoding CDP-diacylglycerol--serine O-phosphatidyltransferase: MKRDSGLQRGILILPSAFTLANLFFGLYAIVLADRGNAILAAWLIVFAAITDNLDGRIARFTRTGSRFGAELDSLVDAISFGVAPAYLMYAVFFSEGWGWLVPFTHVAAVVIRLARFNIEQGGKAHKHFLGLPSPSGGMLLATFYPFSQTPFFQTYLQGWASPEVLATMVVMVSVLMLSHVPYAVVPRINLRSWTGALSAALMAAGVALAITVPRYYFFPALAAYTLSGLLRSFVLGLLDRLPDRDPLLDQESVAEAQRPVDYESYGSSRRTEPTRPADSVEDLS, from the coding sequence TTGAAGCGCGATTCCGGACTGCAACGCGGCATCCTGATCCTGCCGTCGGCGTTTACACTGGCCAACCTCTTCTTCGGCCTCTATGCCATCGTGCTGGCCGACCGGGGCAACGCCATCCTGGCGGCCTGGCTCATCGTCTTCGCCGCCATCACCGACAATCTGGACGGGCGCATCGCGCGGTTCACGCGCACCGGCTCGCGGTTCGGGGCGGAGCTCGACTCGCTGGTCGACGCCATCTCCTTCGGTGTGGCGCCGGCCTACTTGATGTACGCGGTCTTCTTCTCGGAGGGGTGGGGATGGTTGGTGCCCTTCACGCACGTGGCCGCCGTGGTGATCCGTCTGGCCCGCTTCAACATCGAGCAGGGCGGCAAGGCGCATAAGCACTTCCTTGGGTTGCCTTCCCCGTCGGGAGGCATGCTGCTGGCCACGTTCTACCCGTTCAGCCAGACCCCCTTCTTCCAGACCTACCTGCAGGGGTGGGCATCACCCGAGGTCCTGGCCACCATGGTGGTCATGGTCTCGGTGCTCATGCTGAGCCACGTGCCCTACGCGGTGGTGCCCCGCATCAATCTCCGCTCCTGGACCGGTGCGTTGAGTGCCGCCCTGATGGCGGCCGGCGTGGCGCTGGCCATCACCGTACCCCGCTACTACTTCTTCCCCGCGCTGGCCGCCTACACACTCAGCGGTCTGCTCCGCAGCTTCGTGCTGGGCTTGCTGGACCGCCTGCCGGACCGCGACCCGTTGCTCGACCAGGAGAGCGTGGCGGAAGCACAGCGTCCCGTGGACTACGAATCGTACGGCTCCAGCCGCCGCACCGAACCGACCCGCCCCGCCGACTCCGTGGAGGACCTTTCGTGA
- the purS gene encoding phosphoribosylformylglycinamidine synthase subunit PurS, with protein MTEYLVEIRVSPRPGLLNPEGKAIHHALNSLGFGGVQDCRVGKSIEVRLNASSEADARQAAEDMSRRLLANPVTEDFEVERIAVAEPV; from the coding sequence GTGACCGAGTACCTGGTAGAGATCCGAGTGAGCCCGCGCCCCGGCCTCCTGAACCCGGAGGGCAAGGCCATCCACCACGCGCTCAATTCGCTCGGATTCGGTGGTGTGCAGGATTGCCGGGTGGGCAAGTCCATCGAAGTGCGCTTGAACGCATCCAGTGAGGCGGATGCGCGTCAGGCCGCCGAGGACATGTCCCGCCGCTTGCTGGCCAATCCGGTCACCGAGGATTTCGAGGTGGAACGGATCGCCGTCGCGGAGCCCGTATGA
- the purQ gene encoding phosphoribosylformylglycinamidine synthase subunit PurQ: MSLRAAVVTFPGSNCDYDAYHAFKMVGAVPTFVWHRETDLGDADVVLLPGGFSYGDYLRPGAIARFSPIMDAVIRFAERGGPVLGICNGFQILCESGLLPGALLRNDHRHFNSRDVWLRVESGDSLYTSDYQPGQVLRIPIAHADGNYHADAATLDRLESEGRVAFRYCTPDGGQAGAYNPNGSARYIAGILNERGNVMGMMPHPERAMEALLGSTDGRGIFTSLLSSLVRT; encoded by the coding sequence ATGAGCCTGCGTGCCGCCGTCGTCACCTTCCCCGGCTCCAACTGCGACTACGACGCCTACCATGCGTTCAAGATGGTGGGCGCCGTGCCCACGTTCGTGTGGCACCGGGAAACCGACCTGGGAGACGCGGACGTGGTCTTGCTCCCGGGCGGCTTCTCCTACGGCGATTATCTGCGTCCCGGCGCCATCGCGCGCTTCAGCCCGATCATGGACGCCGTCATCCGCTTCGCCGAGCGTGGAGGCCCGGTGCTGGGCATCTGCAACGGCTTCCAGATCCTGTGCGAGTCCGGACTGCTGCCGGGGGCTCTCCTGCGCAACGATCATCGCCATTTCAACAGCAGGGATGTCTGGCTCCGCGTCGAGAGCGGCGACTCCCTCTACACGTCGGACTACCAGCCGGGCCAGGTGCTGCGCATTCCCATCGCGCACGCGGATGGAAACTACCACGCCGACGCGGCCACGCTCGACCGCCTGGAGAGTGAAGGGCGGGTCGCCTTCCGCTACTGCACGCCAGACGGCGGGCAGGCCGGTGCCTACAACCCCAATGGGTCCGCCCGCTACATCGCCGGCATCCTGAACGAACGTGGGAACGTGATGGGCATGATGCCCCATCCGGAACGCGCCATGGAGGCTCTGTTGGGCTCCACCGACGGCCGCGGGATCTTCACGTCCCTGCTCTCCTCTCTCGTGCGAACCTGA
- the purL gene encoding phosphoribosylformylglycinamidine synthase subunit PurL has translation MTDATLVSPPLPRPGDPEITPELVADHGLSPDEFERIRGILGRDPTFTELGVFSAMWSEHCGYKNSKRLLRLLPTKAPWVIQGPGENAGVIDIGDGYALAFKIESHNHPSAVEPYQGAATGVGGILRDIFTMGARPIAVLDSLRFGTLDSPRVRYLFGGVVKGVGDYGNCVGIPNIGGEVQFDPGYDGNPIVNAMCLGLMRHDDLIKGEAAGVGNSMMAVGARTGRDGIHGATFASEELSEDSQDSRPQVQVGDPFTEKLLLEASLELIKSGHITGIQDMGAAGLTSSASEMAGRAGNGIALEIADVPVRESGMTPYEILLSESQERMLVVAELGREDEVRKILEKWELEAAVVGTVTDDGRFRILEHGTVVADIPALPLTDGCPTYEREGVEAAHMAGLRADPLADLMKDGDLSADLLEMAGAPNLAAKTWLHSQYDSTVRSSTVERPGGSAGVVRIRGTNRAVAATTDCNGRYVYLDPRRGAQIAVAEAARNLVCVGALPLAITNNLNFGNPLKPHIYYQFREAVLGMAEACTAFETPVTGGNVSFYNETDGVAILPTPVIGMVGVIEDVERTLHSGFRSEGDAILLLGTNRGELGGSEYAAHHRGQVVGMPPEVDLLAERALQRLMLSLAEESVLESAQDCSDGGLALALVECALADPERPFGVDVTLEDDLHGTALLFGESQGRIVVSCPEARVAEVLSAAAQHDVPARRLGTVVERSRGFRVASPRCQVDLATDALAERYHGTLGALMNQLDGES, from the coding sequence GTGACTGACGCCACGCTCGTCTCTCCGCCCCTCCCTCGTCCCGGCGATCCCGAGATCACGCCGGAGCTGGTTGCCGACCACGGTCTCAGCCCCGACGAGTTCGAACGCATCCGGGGGATCCTGGGGCGCGATCCCACCTTCACGGAGCTCGGTGTCTTCAGCGCCATGTGGTCCGAGCACTGTGGGTACAAGAACTCCAAGCGCCTTCTGCGCCTGCTCCCCACCAAGGCGCCCTGGGTGATCCAGGGACCGGGTGAGAACGCGGGCGTGATCGACATCGGCGACGGCTATGCCCTCGCCTTCAAGATCGAGTCCCACAATCATCCGTCCGCAGTCGAGCCCTACCAGGGTGCAGCGACCGGGGTCGGGGGCATCCTGCGGGACATCTTCACCATGGGCGCGCGGCCCATCGCCGTGCTCGATTCCCTACGCTTTGGAACGCTGGACTCGCCTCGGGTGCGCTACCTGTTCGGCGGTGTGGTCAAAGGCGTCGGGGACTACGGCAACTGCGTGGGCATCCCCAACATCGGCGGCGAGGTCCAGTTCGACCCGGGCTACGACGGCAACCCGATCGTCAACGCCATGTGCCTGGGCCTCATGCGGCATGACGACCTCATCAAGGGCGAGGCCGCCGGTGTCGGCAACTCCATGATGGCGGTGGGCGCCCGCACCGGTCGCGACGGCATCCACGGCGCCACCTTCGCCAGCGAGGAGCTGAGCGAGGACTCGCAGGACAGCCGTCCCCAGGTTCAGGTGGGCGACCCGTTCACCGAGAAGCTCCTGCTGGAGGCGTCGCTGGAGCTGATCAAGAGCGGTCACATCACCGGCATCCAGGACATGGGCGCGGCGGGCCTCACCTCGAGCGCCTCCGAGATGGCGGGGCGCGCCGGAAACGGCATCGCGCTGGAGATCGCGGACGTGCCCGTGCGTGAATCGGGCATGACCCCGTACGAGATCCTGCTTTCCGAATCCCAGGAGCGCATGCTGGTGGTGGCCGAGCTCGGCCGCGAGGACGAGGTCCGCAAGATCCTGGAGAAGTGGGAGCTGGAGGCCGCCGTGGTGGGCACGGTCACCGATGACGGCCGTTTCCGCATCCTGGAACACGGCACGGTGGTGGCGGACATCCCGGCGCTGCCGCTGACGGACGGCTGTCCCACCTACGAGCGCGAGGGTGTCGAGGCCGCGCATATGGCAGGCCTGCGGGCGGACCCGCTCGCCGATCTGATGAAGGACGGGGACCTGTCCGCCGACCTGCTGGAGATGGCGGGCGCTCCCAACCTGGCCGCCAAGACCTGGCTGCACAGCCAGTACGATTCCACCGTCCGCTCCAGCACCGTGGAGCGGCCGGGCGGGAGCGCCGGCGTGGTGCGCATCCGGGGAACGAACCGCGCTGTGGCCGCCACCACGGACTGCAACGGACGCTACGTCTACCTGGACCCCCGCCGCGGCGCGCAGATCGCCGTTGCGGAGGCGGCGCGCAATCTGGTCTGCGTGGGCGCCCTGCCGTTGGCCATCACCAACAACCTCAACTTCGGCAATCCGCTCAAACCCCACATCTACTACCAGTTCCGGGAGGCCGTCCTCGGCATGGCCGAGGCCTGCACGGCGTTCGAGACGCCCGTCACGGGCGGCAACGTCTCCTTCTACAACGAGACCGACGGCGTGGCCATCCTGCCCACCCCGGTGATCGGGATGGTCGGCGTGATCGAGGACGTGGAGCGCACGCTCCACTCCGGCTTCCGGTCGGAGGGGGACGCGATCCTGCTCCTGGGGACCAACCGGGGGGAGCTGGGCGGCTCGGAGTACGCGGCTCACCATCGCGGCCAGGTCGTGGGCATGCCCCCGGAGGTGGACCTGCTGGCCGAGCGCGCGCTGCAACGCTTGATGCTCTCGCTGGCCGAGGAGAGCGTACTGGAGTCGGCGCAGGATTGCTCGGACGGCGGCCTGGCTCTTGCCCTGGTGGAGTGCGCGCTGGCCGACCCGGAACGCCCCTTCGGCGTCGACGTGACCCTGGAGGACGACCTCCACGGCACCGCACTGCTGTTCGGGGAGTCCCAGGGCCGCATTGTGGTGTCGTGCCCGGAAGCACGGGTCGCCGAGGTCCTGTCCGCTGCGGCCCAACACGACGTTCCGGCCCGGCGCCTGGGAACGGTGGTCGAGCGGAGCCGGGGCTTCCGGGTCGCGTCCCCGCGCTGCCAGGTGGACCTCGCCACGGACGCGTTGGCCGAACGCTACCACGGAACCTTGGGTGCCCTCATGAACCAACTGGACGGAGAGAGCTGA
- the purF gene encoding amidophosphoribosyltransferase, producing MRLPTVPPSADVAAAHLDDRPHEECGVVGVSGISGAAELAYLALYALQHRGQESAGIVALDGGEARLQKGQGLVSDVFTADSLARLPGSVSVGHVRYSTAGGSVLQNAQPIVVRYAEGHLAIAHNGNLTNQLELRQRLVSEGALFQSSSDSEIIVHLIARSRHHSVEGQIDDALTQLEGAFSLVISVGETLYAVRDPRGFRPMVLGKKGDGHIVASETCALDIIGAEYIRDIEPGEVLKIQGSRLTRLRSLPAAARPSPCIFELVYFARPDSRIWGMSVDRARRAFGRQLAREHPVDADCVIAVPDSANSAALGYAEESRIPYELGLLRNHYVGRTFIRPSQADRDFGARIKYNPVREVLHGRRVIVVDDSLVRGTTSKSLVRFIRAAGAREVHFRIASPPVRHPCFYGIDMPSQDELIGSRLEVADIARTLGVDSLGYLSLNGMNNAVRQAGPFCNACFSGEYPAPLVDVEQGLQAAGLPPGC from the coding sequence ATGCGCCTCCCCACCGTGCCGCCATCCGCCGACGTTGCGGCCGCCCATCTGGACGACCGTCCGCACGAGGAGTGTGGCGTGGTGGGGGTCTCGGGCATCTCGGGTGCCGCCGAGCTCGCCTACCTGGCGCTCTACGCCCTGCAGCACCGCGGGCAGGAGTCGGCCGGCATCGTGGCGCTGGACGGCGGTGAGGCGCGCCTCCAGAAGGGCCAGGGGCTGGTGTCGGACGTGTTCACCGCCGACTCGCTGGCTCGGCTTCCGGGCAGCGTGTCCGTGGGCCACGTGCGCTATTCGACGGCCGGTGGCAGCGTGCTGCAGAACGCCCAGCCCATCGTGGTCCGCTACGCGGAAGGGCACCTGGCCATCGCCCACAACGGCAACCTCACCAACCAGCTCGAGCTCCGGCAGCGCCTCGTCTCCGAGGGCGCGCTGTTCCAGAGCTCCAGCGACTCGGAGATCATCGTCCACCTCATCGCCCGCTCCCGGCACCATTCCGTGGAGGGCCAGATCGACGATGCCCTCACACAGCTCGAGGGGGCCTTCTCGCTCGTCATTAGCGTGGGCGAGACCCTCTACGCCGTGCGGGATCCCCGGGGCTTCCGTCCCATGGTCCTGGGCAAGAAGGGCGACGGACACATCGTCGCCTCGGAGACCTGCGCGCTCGACATCATCGGGGCCGAGTACATCCGCGACATCGAACCCGGCGAGGTGCTGAAGATCCAGGGTTCACGGCTGACGCGGCTGCGTTCCCTGCCCGCTGCCGCACGACCCTCTCCCTGCATCTTCGAGCTGGTGTACTTCGCGCGCCCCGACTCCCGCATCTGGGGCATGAGCGTGGACCGGGCCCGGCGCGCCTTCGGCCGCCAGCTCGCCCGCGAGCACCCGGTCGACGCCGATTGCGTGATCGCCGTGCCCGACTCGGCCAACTCCGCGGCACTGGGCTACGCCGAGGAGAGCCGCATCCCCTACGAGTTGGGCCTGCTTCGCAACCACTACGTGGGCCGCACTTTCATCCGCCCCTCCCAGGCGGACCGCGACTTCGGAGCCCGCATCAAATACAACCCCGTGCGGGAGGTCCTGCACGGCCGCCGCGTGATCGTGGTGGACGACTCCCTGGTCCGCGGTACCACCAGCAAGAGCCTGGTACGTTTCATCCGGGCTGCCGGAGCGCGCGAGGTGCACTTCCGCATCGCCAGCCCGCCCGTCCGCCACCCGTGCTTCTACGGGATCGACATGCCCAGCCAGGACGAGCTCATCGGTTCGCGCCTGGAGGTCGCCGACATCGCTCGAACCCTCGGTGTCGATTCCCTGGGCTACCTCTCCCTGAACGGCATGAACAACGCGGTGCGGCAGGCGGGACCGTTCTGCAACGCCTGCTTCTCAGGCGAGTACCCGGCGCCTCTGGTCGACGTCGAACAGGGACTCCAGGCGGCGGGGCTGCCACCAGGCTGCTGA
- the add gene encoding adenosine deaminase, which translates to MRDRLQRLPKTELHVHLDGSLRPATMIDLASERGIPLPSTDPEELANLMLARDAHNLEEYLDKFRVTLSLMQHAAAMERIAYELAEDNARENVRYVEIRYSPILHTQEGLPLTEAVEAPLRGLQRAEAEFGIRTGLIICGIRNMDPATSRDLADLTVAFKGRGVVAFDLAGAEYNYPAKKHKDAFFTVINKNMATTIHAGEAYGPESIHQALHYCRANRIGHGTRLYEDLDLLRYMRDFRIPIEVCLTSNVQTRAVPSYDDHPLRSYFDADLVLSLCTDNRLISGTTVTDEYVLAHDHLAFSWTELVRLARMGFESAFLPWDEKQTLLREFDAEAARLGAD; encoded by the coding sequence TTGCGCGACCGGCTGCAGCGCCTCCCCAAGACCGAGCTCCACGTGCACCTGGACGGCAGCTTGAGGCCGGCCACCATGATCGACCTGGCCTCGGAGCGTGGAATCCCCCTCCCCTCCACCGATCCCGAGGAGCTGGCCAACCTCATGCTGGCCCGGGACGCGCACAATCTCGAGGAGTACCTCGACAAGTTCCGGGTGACCCTGTCCTTGATGCAGCACGCTGCCGCCATGGAGCGCATCGCCTACGAGCTGGCCGAGGACAACGCCCGCGAGAACGTGCGCTACGTGGAGATCCGCTACTCGCCCATCCTGCACACCCAGGAGGGCCTTCCCCTGACCGAGGCCGTGGAGGCGCCGCTCCGGGGTCTGCAGCGGGCGGAAGCCGAGTTCGGGATCCGCACCGGGCTCATCATCTGCGGGATCCGCAACATGGACCCTGCGACCTCACGTGACCTCGCAGATCTGACGGTGGCCTTCAAGGGCCGCGGGGTGGTGGCGTTCGACCTGGCCGGGGCCGAGTACAACTACCCGGCCAAGAAGCACAAGGACGCGTTCTTCACGGTCATCAACAAGAACATGGCCACCACCATCCACGCCGGAGAGGCCTACGGCCCCGAGTCCATCCACCAGGCGCTGCACTACTGCCGGGCCAACCGCATCGGTCACGGCACCCGCCTGTACGAGGACCTGGACCTGCTGCGCTACATGCGGGACTTCCGGATCCCCATCGAGGTCTGCCTGACCTCCAACGTGCAGACCCGGGCCGTCCCCTCCTACGACGACCATCCGCTGCGCAGCTACTTCGACGCCGACCTGGTCCTGAGCCTCTGCACGGACAACCGCCTCATCAGCGGTACCACGGTCACCGACGAGTACGTGCTGGCCCACGACCACCTCGCCTTCTCCTGGACGGAGCTGGTGCGCCTGGCGCGCATGGGCTTCGAGAGCGCTTTCCTGCCCTGGGACGAGAAGCAGACCCTGCTCCGGGAGTTCGACGCCGAGGCGGCCCGTCTGGGCGCCGACTGA
- a CDS encoding carboxypeptidase regulatory-like domain-containing protein, with translation MRLKRLCGRMGLLILALGLLPGVGAAQSVTTATVSGRVTGPDGTGVTAVEVVVTNLATGFTKATLTGDNGVYVVPGLQVGGPYRVSVSALGYATQERSGFTLTLGQNLSLTFQLAVQAVQLEGLEVTATATREQVINPARTGAEQLVTENQLRTLPTITRNFTDFIALSPLTSGASVGGQNNRFNNIQIDGAVSQDLFGLGATGQPGGQAGARSISIEAVKEYQVLVAPYDVRQSGFTGGLINAVTKSGTNDVHGSAYAYYRNESFLRETLDVRGQTFSAPGEFTNRLLGATVGGPLVRDKVHYFLSGEFETQDSPAGGLALGRDPVTQTGIADADAARFVQLLQSQGASAGEGGPFTVENPNRNLFARIDAQLNANHVLTLRHNYVRAEDDVTVNRFPGSNYSFDSNFYFFGSTTNSSVAQLNSQFGKYYNELTFGRTDIEDRRTPRERFPVVQVSVPNQAGTGTKRLIAGAEFFSQGNELDQTSWEITDNVTFSAGDHRLTFGAQSQWYSFRNLFAPGITGEWTFNSLDDLAAGTPSSYRRGVPYRPGLDLNARFTVNQLSAYGQTEWTVRPNVVFTAGLRYDVPLVGDKPEANADVAAAFGRSTDEVPSGNGIISPRLGFNWDVFEDQSLQVRGGAGIFTGRYPYVWLSNLYSNTGRFQVTINCSASGSNMPAYTLDPDNQPTTCAAGGTPAPPLAVINVVDPDFQWPHAWRFNLGADKQLPYGLVATADFLYTKSAKQILLRELNVNFASPVTTTQGGRPVFGTIAAGAIADGADNRSVASPNRINSTAGLAVVELGNSDQDRSWSSTLQLQKRYADGYELNGSYTYARAEDLSGLTSSIATSNIGFNPVQGSPNDPVLSTSDYETRHKVVLSGLVDLGQYVSWSWFYIGNSGGRYSYVYDGDVNADGFEASYASNRFNDLLYVPSGPGDITLTDPADWNVLNAFIESEACLAENRGQILTRNVCQGPWQNRVDTRFTFKVPTVTGQRAEITLDVFNVLNLLNQSWGISEGPQFAGLDLLQLRGWDTANNRGIFRPTGRLRLDDDGNADPLSVFDLSSRWQMQLGVRYAF, from the coding sequence ATGCGGCTCAAACGTCTGTGCGGACGGATGGGGCTGCTGATTCTCGCGCTCGGGCTTCTGCCCGGCGTGGGAGCAGCTCAAAGCGTGACCACCGCGACCGTCAGCGGTCGAGTGACCGGTCCGGACGGGACCGGCGTCACCGCGGTGGAGGTGGTCGTGACGAACCTCGCCACGGGATTCACCAAGGCGACGCTCACCGGGGACAACGGCGTCTATGTCGTTCCCGGTCTCCAGGTGGGTGGTCCCTACCGGGTCAGCGTCTCGGCCCTTGGATACGCGACGCAGGAGCGGAGCGGGTTCACGCTCACGCTCGGCCAGAACCTCTCCCTGACCTTCCAGCTCGCCGTGCAGGCGGTGCAGCTCGAGGGGCTCGAAGTCACGGCCACGGCGACGCGGGAGCAGGTGATCAACCCCGCTCGCACCGGTGCCGAACAGCTCGTGACGGAGAACCAGCTGCGCACGCTGCCCACCATCACCCGCAACTTCACCGACTTCATCGCGCTGAGTCCGCTGACCAGTGGCGCCTCGGTGGGTGGTCAGAACAACCGCTTCAACAACATCCAGATCGACGGTGCGGTCTCCCAGGACCTCTTCGGCCTCGGTGCCACCGGGCAGCCCGGCGGCCAGGCCGGAGCCCGCTCCATCTCGATCGAGGCGGTCAAGGAGTATCAGGTGCTGGTGGCGCCCTACGACGTCCGCCAGAGCGGCTTCACCGGCGGGCTCATCAACGCGGTGACCAAGTCCGGCACCAACGACGTGCATGGGTCCGCGTACGCCTACTACCGGAACGAGAGCTTCCTCCGGGAGACCTTGGATGTGCGGGGGCAGACGTTCTCCGCCCCGGGCGAGTTCACCAACCGCCTGCTGGGAGCTACCGTCGGCGGCCCCCTGGTCCGGGACAAGGTGCACTACTTCCTGTCCGGCGAGTTCGAGACGCAGGATTCCCCCGCGGGCGGGCTGGCCCTGGGGCGTGACCCGGTCACGCAGACCGGCATCGCCGACGCGGACGCCGCCCGCTTCGTGCAGCTCCTGCAGAGCCAGGGAGCCAGTGCGGGCGAGGGCGGCCCCTTCACGGTCGAGAACCCCAACCGCAACCTGTTTGCGCGCATCGACGCCCAGCTGAACGCCAACCACGTGCTCACCCTGCGGCACAACTACGTGCGTGCCGAGGACGATGTCACGGTCAACCGGTTCCCGGGCTCGAACTACTCGTTCGACTCGAACTTCTACTTCTTCGGGTCGACGACCAACTCGTCGGTGGCCCAGCTCAACTCGCAGTTCGGGAAGTACTACAACGAGTTGACCTTCGGCCGCACGGACATCGAGGACCGGCGCACCCCGCGGGAGCGCTTCCCGGTGGTGCAGGTGAGCGTGCCCAACCAGGCGGGCACCGGCACCAAGCGTCTGATCGCGGGCGCGGAGTTCTTCTCGCAGGGCAACGAGCTTGATCAGACCAGCTGGGAGATCACCGACAACGTGACCTTCTCGGCCGGTGATCACCGCCTCACCTTCGGGGCGCAGAGCCAGTGGTACAGCTTCCGCAACCTGTTCGCGCCGGGCATCACCGGCGAGTGGACGTTCAACTCGCTGGACGACCTGGCGGCCGGTACGCCGAGCTCCTACCGGCGCGGCGTGCCCTACCGGCCGGGCCTGGACCTGAATGCGCGCTTCACCGTGAATCAGCTGTCCGCGTACGGGCAGACGGAGTGGACGGTCCGGCCGAACGTGGTGTTCACGGCAGGGCTGCGCTACGACGTACCGCTGGTGGGAGACAAGCCGGAAGCGAACGCCGACGTGGCCGCCGCCTTCGGTCGCAGCACCGACGAGGTGCCGTCGGGCAACGGGATCATCTCTCCGCGCCTGGGCTTCAACTGGGACGTCTTCGAGGACCAGAGCCTGCAGGTGCGTGGTGGCGCCGGCATCTTCACGGGCCGCTATCCCTACGTGTGGCTGTCGAACCTGTACAGCAACACCGGGCGCTTCCAGGTGACCATCAACTGCTCGGCCTCTGGTTCGAACATGCCGGCCTACACCCTGGACCCGGACAACCAGCCCACGACCTGCGCCGCGGGCGGCACGCCGGCACCCCCGCTGGCCGTGATCAACGTGGTGGATCCGGACTTCCAGTGGCCGCACGCCTGGCGCTTCAACCTGGGTGCGGACAAGCAGCTGCCCTACGGTCTGGTGGCTACCGCCGACTTCCTCTATACGAAGTCCGCCAAGCAGATCCTGCTGCGTGAGCTGAACGTGAACTTCGCCTCGCCCGTGACCACGACCCAGGGCGGGCGGCCGGTCTTCGGCACCATTGCGGCGGGTGCGATCGCCGACGGTGCGGACAACCGCAGCGTGGCTTCGCCCAACCGCATCAACTCCACGGCCGGTCTGGCGGTGGTGGAGCTGGGCAACAGCGACCAGGACCGGTCCTGGAGCAGCACGCTGCAGCTCCAGAAGCGGTATGCGGACGGGTATGAGCTGAACGGCTCCTACACCTACGCGCGGGCGGAGGACCTGAGCGGCCTCACGTCGTCGATCGCGACGTCGAACATCGGGTTCAACCCGGTGCAGGGCAGCCCCAACGACCCCGTCTTGTCGACGTCCGACTACGAGACGCGCCACAAGGTCGTGCTGAGCGGGCTGGTGGACCTGGGGCAGTACGTGAGCTGGTCGTGGTTCTACATCGGCAACTCGGGCGGGCGCTACAGCTACGTCTACGACGGTGACGTGAACGCGGACGGCTTCGAGGCGTCCTACGCCAGCAACCGCTTCAACGACCTGCTCTACGTGCCCTCGGGCCCGGGCGACATCACGCTGACGGATCCGGCGGACTGGAACGTGCTCAACGCCTTCATCGAGAGCGAAGCCTGTCTGGCGGAGAACCGGGGACAGATCCTGACCCGTAACGTCTGCCAGGGTCCCTGGCAGAACCGGGTCGACACGCGCTTCACCTTCAAGGTGCCGACCGTGACGGGACAGCGTGCCGAGATCACGCTCGACGTCTTCAACGTGCTCAACCTGTTGAACCAGAGTTGGGGCATCAGCGAGGGGCCGCAGTTCGCCGGGCTGGACCTGCTCCAGCTGCGCGGCTGGGACACGGCCAACAACCGCGGGATCTTCCGCCCCACCGGGCGGCTGCGGTTGGACGACGACGGCAACGCGGACCCGCTCAGCGTCTTCGACCTGAGCTCCCGTTGGCAGATGCAGCTGGGCGTGCGCTACGCCTTCTGA